In Magnolia sinica isolate HGM2019 chromosome 12, MsV1, whole genome shotgun sequence, a single genomic region encodes these proteins:
- the LOC131220711 gene encoding probable glutathione S-transferase, whose protein sequence is MAESVVLLGFWASPYALRVPIALAEKGVEFEYKEQDLSSKSTLLLQSNPIHKKVPVLIHNERPICESLIIVQYIDEVWTDGSSLMPKDPYQRANARFWADYIDKKVIGTSARIWKSKGEAKETAKKEFIECLKLLEGELGDKPYFGGDTFGFVDVAFSAYCCWFYSLEIEGNFKMEEECPKLMEWVKRCMERESVSKALPDQHKIYDYLGHLKKRLGLE, encoded by the exons ATGGCTGAGAGTGTCGTTCTCTTGGGCTTCTGGGCCAGCCCTTATGCTCTCAGGGTCCCTATAGCATTGGCTGAGAAGGGCGTGGAATTTGAATACAAGGAACAGGATCTTTCCAGCAAGAGCACTCTCCTCCTTCAATCCAATCCCATCCATAAGAAGGTCCCTGTCCTGATCCACAACGAAAGGCCCATCTGCGAATCTCTCATCATCGTCCAATACATCGATGAGGTCTGGACGGATGGATCATCATTGATGCCCAAAGATCCATACCAAAGAGCCAATGCCAGGTTCTGGGCTGACTACATAGACAAGAAG gtAATTGGCACCTCGGCAAGGATATGGAAAAGCAAAGGAGAAGCTAAAGAGACAGCGAAGAAGGAATTTATAGAGTGCTTGAAATTGTTAGAAGGAGAACTTGGAGACAAACCATATTTTGGGGGCGATACCTTTGGGTTTGTTGATGTTGCCTTCAGTGCCTATTGTTGTTGGTTTTACAGCCTTGAGATTGAGGGGAATTTCAAAATGGAGGAGGAATGCCCGAAGCTGATGGAGTGGGTGAAGAGGTGCATGGAGAGGGAGAGTGTGTCTAAGGCTCTTCCGGACCAACACAAGATCTATGACTACCTAGGGCACTTGAAGAAGAGGCTTGGGTTAGAGTAG